CTGTGAGCTAGTCGGTATACAAACGAATCgtggacgaaaaaaaaaaaaaaaaaaaaagaaagtgtaCCAAACGCGAAAGCAAACGACAGGgttaacacaaaaaaaaaaaaaaaaaaaaaaattgccaaaatGTACCATATCATACATACGAAACGGAACTAAACCCAACATGTTTAATTAATTCACCCAGTTTAACACAAAATGGGGTAATATactgtacaaaaaaaataaaataaaataaaaaataataattacatAAAACAGACTTGCCCTACCCCGTGTTGGTTATACGCCCCATAACGCATCGTACGCCtttggggggaaaagaaaaactattAGACGTATGgacatgtacacacacattACTCCAATGGGTCTGTTACACATTTAGGCTTCTCCTCGAAGTGATCGGGGGGAAACGAAGGGGGATGGAGACCCCAATAAAACACACTTGAATAGTGGCAAGCTACGGCGAGCAGGGAAAAAAGCACTTAGAGAGGAGGAGCCATCACATGCAGTGTAGGCCCCTTTCCCTCCCTTAGTGACTGTTTGTGATGACGGATTGCAGAGCCTTCTGTAGGACACTTGTGTATTTATTCATAGCCTGTTGGTGAGAAGGTGAGAAAGAAAGGGGACAGGTTGATGGATGAATGAAACGTATTggatggaaaaagggaatgcaAAGTGGCGAAGCATCTCACATGGGATGGCATGGGAACGGAGCGCTTCCTAATACCAACCTGGATGATGTCGTCGTCGGACTGCTCACGGGCCTTGACGGTGAGCGCAAGGGCATCCCGAATCTCCTCCACCTCCTGCAGAAAGGCATCTTTAAAACTCTGTTCATCATCCGAATCAGAAACAAGCAACTTGGCACTCTctcttcgaaaaaaaagaaaatcttcATCCGTAAAGGAAACTTCGCtttgtattttatttgtcACATAggcattcatattttccatcTTCGTAAAGAGCACattatttctcttcttcctattGTTAGCATACTTGTTaattatgataaaaaaatcagaCACTTCCCTCTTCAAGCTCATCATATCCGTTTGTATTTTAGTAGGTAATGTTACCTTAATCTGTCCTACAACTTTTTCCAActcatcacatttttttataattttgtcTAGGTCAAATGATATGCTTTCTATTTTGGTTGTGATTTTGTTAAGTACATTGTTGATCATGTCATTCGCTGTGTGCTCAATTAGGTGTTGGATGTTTTTGTTTGCTTCGATCCTTTTGCGTACCTCTATGTTGATGTTCCTTTCTATGCGGAGCAAAtcgtattttatttctttgtaCGAGTTCGTGGTCTCCCTGGGGTCGTCTAAAACATTCGATTCTGCGAAGAAGTGCGTGTCTGCCATTGTTCTCTGGGAGTGCAGGCTGTACGCACCCTGTCCATCGGATGCGCACGAGCTCCCGCTGCGCTGGCGCATTTTGGGAGTCTCTGTAGTTGTTCCTTTCAGCTGTGCCAATCTGGCTACTTCTGCCTACCAGTCGTCTGCTTATGCTTGAggtgaggaaggaaaaaaccaTACACGTG
This genomic window from Plasmodium knowlesi strain H genome assembly, chromosome: 4 contains:
- a CDS encoding SF-assemblin, putative, giving the protein MRQRSGSSCASDGQGAYSLHSQRTMADTHFFAESNVLDDPRETTNSYKEIKYDLLRIERNINIEVRKRIEANKNIQHLIEHTANDMINNVLNKITTKIESISFDLDKIIKKCDELEKVVGQIKVTLPTKIQTDMMSLKREVSDFFIIINKYANNRKKRNNVLFTKMENMNAYVTNKIQSEVSFTDEDFLFFRRESAKLLVSDSDDEQSFKDAFLQEVEEIRDALALTVKAREQSDDDIIQAMNKYTSVLQKALQSVITNSH